A window from Cryptomeria japonica chromosome 1, Sugi_1.0, whole genome shotgun sequence encodes these proteins:
- the LOC131858470 gene encoding uncharacterized protein LOC131858470: MPKIEPKNRTPLKQCQKRGLVAYLGGGGQEVVLWWLLGGSLVAAGQQGGQQSRGSGGAVAWEQSGPGLSYSWAAGRGAERRGQADSNGRGGRGGLVVGPGSGGRRETVVGGGHNGGGAGRSTGGRGGGAADGSCMADGGRKPRPVRG, encoded by the coding sequence atgcccaagatagagccaaaaaatcGAACCCCCCTGAAACAATGCCAAAAAAGAGGTCTGGTGGCTTATTTGGGCGGAGGAGGCCAGGAAGTGGTGCTCTGGTGGCTGCTTGGTGGTTCTCTAGTGGCAGCCGGGCAGCAAGGAGGCCAACAGAGTAGGGGGTCGGGTGGAGCGGTGGCCTGGGAGCAGAGCGGGCCGGGGCTGAGCTACAGTTGGGCGGCGGGCCGGGGAGCTGAGCGGCGAGGCCAGGCGGATTCCAACGGCAGAGGAGGCAGGGGAGGGCTGGTGGTAGGGCCAGGAAGCGGCGGCCGCAGGGAGACCGTCGTAGGCGGGGGCCATAACGGCGGCGGAGCCGGGAGGAGCACGGGTGGCCGGGGAGGCGGGGCTGCCGATGGGAGCTGCATGGCCGACGGGGGCCGGAAGCCGAGGCCGGTGAGGGGCTAG